Part of the Nitrospira sp. genome is shown below.
AATCGGCCAGGTGCCGAACTGAAGATTGACGTGCTGCCCCGCACTCACGAAAAACGGAAAGCGCGGGGCGTCAGGGGTGAGATGCCAGATGACCATGGTCCTGCTAGCCTCTCACCGATCAGCCTCAGTCAAAGCGAGACCGGTTTTTCTCCGTCCTCGGGCTCATGCGGCTGGCGGCGACGGGTTGGCAGGAAGCCGGGAGTCACCGCCGCATAGCGGTCGTATGCCTCCCCGAACTCTTGCCGCATGGTGCGCTCCTCGGTCCGGGCCAACCGGACATACATGCCCACGAGCACGGGAAACATCAGCAGCGTCGGGAGCGTGGGCCACTGGACCAAGAACCCGAGCATGATCAGGATAAACCCCGCATACTGCGGGTGCCGGATGTGCGCGTAGGGACCCGTCATGGCTAGTGCATGAGTGCGTTGGGCTTCATGTAACACTCTCCAGGCCGAGGCCAGAAGGGCAAAGCCGCTAACAATGAGGGCGCTGCTCAGGAGATGGAACAGATCGAAATGGGAGTGAGCCTTGATGCCTAGCAGCGTCGGCCACAGATGGCCGGCTTCGTGAGAAAAGACATCAAGTCCCGGATGCCGACGCAGCAACCACCCGGACAGGAGATACACGGTCAACGGGAACCCGTACATCTCGGTGAACAGCGCCACAATAAAGGCGGCGAAGGCGCTCAGTGACCGCCAATCACGCGCCGTGCGTGGTCTGGTGAAACTGAACGCGAAGATGATGAAGACCAAGGAATTGATGATCACCAAGGACCACAGGCCGTAGGCCGATTCGTTAGACATCGCCGTGGCCTCCCCCTCGGTCAGGCTGGTGAGCCGGCTCTGATTCCGGTCGGCTCGTGGCCTCATGCGGGCGATGCCTGCCATGCAAGAAGAGATGGAGCAGTGGGCACGCAAGCAACAACAGATACGGCAGCAGGCCGAACAAATGGGCCCGATGCTCAGTCAGCAGAAAAAACCCCGTGATCGCCAGAAAGGCACAGAGCACGATCCAGGGACGAGTTGACGGGCTCGATCGAGGATCAGACATAGGCATTCGCCGTATACTGTTGCACCATACGGTGCGTGTTGAAAAACGACGCGTTGAAGGCAATGGTTGACCGCATGATCTCACTCCATCGCTCTCGGTCCTGATAGAACAAGGGCGCAATTACCCCGCGCAGCTTGTCGTACAGCTCGCGGACATCCTGAGCACCGCTCCCTTCCTGTGACGCGCCATCAGAAGGGCCGCGGCCGATGGACCACCCCGTGATGCCCTCGATATGGCCTTCCATCCACCATCCGTCAAGGACGCTCAAGCTCGGAACTCCGTTGTGCGCGGCCTTCATCCCAGAAGTTCCAGAGGCTTCCAGGGGCGGCAGGGGCGTGTTCAACCACAAATCGACGCCTGCAGTGAGAAGCTTGGCCAAGCCCAGGTCGTATTCCTCTAAGTAGACGATTGGAATCTCCCGCTTGAGCTGCTCGGCGATGCGGATGATCCGCCGAATGATTTCTTTCCCCGGCTCGTCCTTGGGATGGGCCTTCCCCGCAAACATGAATTGGATCGGGCCTACTGTGCGGACCATGTCGAGCAGCTGGCTCAGCTCCGAAAAGACCAGCTCCGCCCGTTTATACTGGGTGGCGCGTCGTGCGAATCCAATGGTCAGCGCATCGTCGCGAAAGGGCACGGGTGTTCGTTTCCGAACTTCTCCGAGCAAGCGCTGCTTGGCGTCGACATGCGCGGCCCAGATCTCTTGGGTCGGAATGCTGATGGCATGGCGGAGGGCGAAGGGATCAGTTCGCCAGCCAGGGATATGCCGGTCATAGAGCTGCTGGAAGCTGGGAGATGTCCAGGTGGCCGAATGCACGCCGTTGGTAATGGAGTCGATGGCATACCCTGGGAACATGTCCTGCGAGACTTCTCCGTGACGCTTGGCGACGCCGTTCACGTAGCTGCTCATATTCAAGGCCAGGAGCGTCATGTTCAGCCGGTCTCTGCCGCCCAGCATTTGTAGAACTTCCTGTGGCGCTGTATCGCCAAGCATCTGCTTCACCAGCTCATACGAGAACTGATCATGGCCGGCCGGCACGGGGGTATGGGTGGTGAAGATGCAGGCCTGCCTCACGCTATCGAAATTCCATGACA
Proteins encoded:
- a CDS encoding isoprenylcysteine carboxylmethyltransferase family protein gives rise to the protein MSNESAYGLWSLVIINSLVFIIFAFSFTRPRTARDWRSLSAFAAFIVALFTEMYGFPLTVYLLSGWLLRRHPGLDVFSHEAGHLWPTLLGIKAHSHFDLFHLLSSALIVSGFALLASAWRVLHEAQRTHALAMTGPYAHIRHPQYAGFILIMLGFLVQWPTLPTLLMFPVLVGMYVRLARTEERTMRQEFGEAYDRYAAVTPGFLPTRRRQPHEPEDGEKPVSL
- the glgP gene encoding alpha-glucan family phosphorylase yields the protein MNTVKDPVCGMMIPAGEGLSVVSQGQEFRFCSDLCQRTFLATPERYATGSAGAAPGVADVARRIAYFSMEVAVNQGIPTYSGGLGVLAGDTLRSCADLKIPIVAVSLLYRRGYFEQHLDEWGNQHEQPVQWDPARLARLLPTTVRVSIEGRPVILRAWQYNITGLTGYVVPVLLLDAHVEENATGDRELTNDLYGGDERYRLAQEIVLGIGGVRMLQALGYTHIERFHMNEGHAALLALELLRERKQSEPVSWNFDSVRQACIFTTHTPVPAGHDQFSYELVKQMLGDTAPQEVLQMLGGRDRLNMTLLALNMSSYVNGVAKRHGEVSQDMFPGYAIDSITNGVHSATWTSPSFQQLYDRHIPGWRTDPFALRHAISIPTQEIWAAHVDAKQRLLGEVRKRTPVPFRDDALTIGFARRATQYKRAELVFSELSQLLDMVRTVGPIQFMFAGKAHPKDEPGKEIIRRIIRIAEQLKREIPIVYLEEYDLGLAKLLTAGVDLWLNTPLPPLEASGTSGMKAAHNGVPSLSVLDGWWMEGHIEGITGWSIGRGPSDGASQEGSGAQDVRELYDKLRGVIAPLFYQDRERWSEIMRSTIAFNASFFNTHRMVQQYTANAYV
- a CDS encoding DUF2933 domain-containing protein codes for the protein MSDPRSSPSTRPWIVLCAFLAITGFFLLTEHRAHLFGLLPYLLLLACPLLHLFLHGRHRPHEATSRPESEPAHQPDRGGGHGDV